The following coding sequences lie in one Arachis hypogaea cultivar Tifrunner chromosome 4, arahy.Tifrunner.gnm2.J5K5, whole genome shotgun sequence genomic window:
- the LOC112795788 gene encoding uncharacterized protein isoform X1, which produces MWTVQEVRNRSEIDVSLLLIGNDVLCISLAQVRLTLPKQCELSHFEHTFQYCVFRTSDSEGDMGFQVGDMQGTIPVTLGLSKQHSFLSFVIPCESTKRRVPCTKHLWHRFEYVSRFLVNVPFITQMLSN; this is translated from the exons ATGTGGACGGTGCAAGAAGTCAGGAACAGATCTGAGATCGACGTTAGTCTCCTGCTAATAGGAAATGATG TGTTGTGCATTTCTTTGGCTCAGGTCAGGCTTACCCTTCCGAAGCAGTGCGAGCTGAGTCATTTTGAACATACTTTCCAATATTG TGTGTTCAGAACTTCAGATAGCGAAGGAGACATGGGGTTTCAAGTGGGAGACATGCAAGGCACTATACCTGTTACACTTGGGCTCTCGAAACAGCATTCTTTCCTCAG CTTTGTGATCCCGTGTGAATCAACAAAAAGAAGAGTACCCTGTACTAAACATTTATGGCACCGTTTTGAATATGTATCTAGATTCTTAGTCAACGTGCCATTTATTACCCAAATGCTTTCTAATTAA
- the LOC112795788 gene encoding uncharacterized protein isoform X2: protein MWTVQEVRNRSEIDVSLLLIGNDVLCISLAQVRLTLPKQCELSHFEHTFQYCVFRTSDSEGDMGFQVGDMQGTIPVTLGLSKQHSFLSGLPARRECKIQNARYKRLQQQTCIYIYISM, encoded by the exons ATGTGGACGGTGCAAGAAGTCAGGAACAGATCTGAGATCGACGTTAGTCTCCTGCTAATAGGAAATGATG TGTTGTGCATTTCTTTGGCTCAGGTCAGGCTTACCCTTCCGAAGCAGTGCGAGCTGAGTCATTTTGAACATACTTTCCAATATTG TGTGTTCAGAACTTCAGATAGCGAAGGAGACATGGGGTTTCAAGTGGGAGACATGCAAGGCACTATACCTGTTACACTTGGGCTCTCGAAACAGCATTCTTTCCTCAG TGGATTACCTGCTAGAAGAGAATGCAAgatacagaatgcaagatacaaGAGGCTGCAACAACAGACATGCATCTACATTTATATATCTATGTAA
- the LOC112795788 gene encoding uncharacterized protein isoform X3, translated as MMVRLTLPKQCELSHFEHTFQYCVFRTSDSEGDMGFQVGDMQGTIPVTLGLSKQHSFLSFVIPCESTKRRVPCTKHLWHRFEYVSRFLVNVPFITQMLSN; from the exons ATGATG GTCAGGCTTACCCTTCCGAAGCAGTGCGAGCTGAGTCATTTTGAACATACTTTCCAATATTG TGTGTTCAGAACTTCAGATAGCGAAGGAGACATGGGGTTTCAAGTGGGAGACATGCAAGGCACTATACCTGTTACACTTGGGCTCTCGAAACAGCATTCTTTCCTCAG CTTTGTGATCCCGTGTGAATCAACAAAAAGAAGAGTACCCTGTACTAAACATTTATGGCACCGTTTTGAATATGTATCTAGATTCTTAGTCAACGTGCCATTTATTACCCAAATGCTTTCTAATTAA
- the LOC112795788 gene encoding uncharacterized protein isoform X4: MMVRLTLPKQCELSHFEHTFQYCVFRTSDSEGDMGFQVGDMQGTIPVTLGLSKQHSFLSGLPARRECKIQNARYKRLQQQTCIYIYISM; this comes from the exons ATGATG GTCAGGCTTACCCTTCCGAAGCAGTGCGAGCTGAGTCATTTTGAACATACTTTCCAATATTG TGTGTTCAGAACTTCAGATAGCGAAGGAGACATGGGGTTTCAAGTGGGAGACATGCAAGGCACTATACCTGTTACACTTGGGCTCTCGAAACAGCATTCTTTCCTCAG TGGATTACCTGCTAGAAGAGAATGCAAgatacagaatgcaagatacaaGAGGCTGCAACAACAGACATGCATCTACATTTATATATCTATGTAA